Genomic segment of Fusobacterium sp. SYSU M8D902:
CTTTCTTCTTCTCTAATTCACCGCTCTTATCCTCTATTACTTCAACTTTCTTTGGAACCACATGTCCAATGCTTCCATCAGTCTCTCTCGGTGTCATAAACTCAACCTTATCAAATTCAGCTTGACTTACCAATACTTTTTTTTCTTTGAAATAAATATCATAATCAGCACTAAATTTGCCTATTGATATAAAGTTTTTCATCCCATCCTTTCTACTTGTAAGATCTATATTCTCAATGGTTACTTTTTTATCTAATAGAGATAGATCTACTCTTCCTATATCAACCTTTCCCTTATTTATCTCTGTTAATTTACTCTCTAATACCTTTTTTATTATATAGTTTTTAGAAAAATAAACTCCTCCTAAAATTACAATGATTATCCCCAGTACTAATCCAACCTTTTTCTTCATAGTTCACCTCTTGTTTAAATAAATTTTTTTACTACAACTCTTATTTTCCCTTTTTTATTCTCTCCCATTATCCTTTCAAATATAAATTTTCCTCTTCTCCTTATTGTTACTATATCTCCCTCTTTTATAGATTTATTCTTCTCTTTTTCCACTATATAATTAACACTTACCTCACCACTTTCAATTAACTCTAAGCTCTTTCCTCTAGAGTTATTTATCATAACTGAAACAATATTATCCAATCTTATAGAACTGACACTATCCACTATCTCCTCATATTTCAATTGAGGTATATTTTCAGCTGTTATCTCCTCTATTTCAACAGGATTTCTTCCTATCTCAGTAAGATTTTCCGACAGATATGTAAATACATCTTCCATCACCACTCCATAGCAACAGTTATCTTCTACAACTAGATCTCCCATCAATTCTCTCTTTATTCCTAAGGACATTATTGTTCCTAAATAGTGCTTATGCTCTAGCTCCTTAAATTTTGATTTATTTGTTATTTTAAAATACTTCACAGGAAAGTATAACTGCTCTACTGGATAATCTCTAGGTAAAATAGCTATCATATTTTTTTCACAATCATTATTTAGTCCACACAGAACAAATCCTATTCCTCCTATATTCATTTCAGAAATCTTTTTGCAAAGTTGTGGAGGGTAAAAATATTTACTATAAACTGGAAACTCTATCTCTTCACATAGCTCTATATCATCACAAAGCGAAGCTAATAGATAATCATCCATCTCCTGAAACATATTTTGAAATTTTTTTCTATCCACTCTACTCTCCTCCATTACTATTATACTTTGATTTTATACAATTTTTATCAATTTTTCAATTTATTTTTTATTTCTCCCTTTATTAAATCAAATTCACTCATATTTAGTGAGATCTTTACCCATATTTAAAAAATACATTAAGTGTATATAAAGATATTAATTTGTCTATTTTTTTTGTTTAATGTTGAAAAAATCGCATTTTTGTGTTAGAATTTAATGATCATAGTTTTTTAAGGAGATGAATTTAAGAATGGTTAAAAGAAAATATATTGCTCCTAATGCAATCACAGCTGCAAATATGTTTTTAGGATATTTGAGTATCACTGCTTCAATCAAAGGGAATTTTATTCAAGCTATATGGTTTATTGTATTGGCTATGGTATGTGATGGTTTAGATGGTAAAACAGCTAGAAAATTAGATGCTTTTAGTGAATTTGGTAAGGAGTTTGACTCATTTTGTGATGCTATATCTTTTGGATTAGCTCCAAGCTTATTAGTTTACTCTATACTTGTTCAATATACTGCTGCTAGTGCTTTTATTGTTCCAGTATCATTTATATATGCTCTTTGTGGAGTAATGAGACTTGTAAAATTTAATATAATAACAGTGGCTTCTAATGAAAAGGGTGACTTTAGTGGAATGCCTATTCCTAACGCTGCTGCTATGGTATGTTCATACTATTTAATCTCATACTATCTAAAACAAAATTATAATATTGATTTCTTTAATCTAGATATTTTTATGGCAATTACTGTTATTGCTGCAGTATTGATGGTTAGTACAATTAAATTTAAGACTCCTGATAAATCATTTGCCTTCATTCCTAAAAAATTTGTTGGTATTTTTATCATAGTTGTAATAGCTACACTAAAATATAGTTTATTTATAGTGTCATTCTTTTACGTTTTAATTAATCTTATGGGCTTCATCACTAAAATTGTAGATGGTTCACATGATGATAATGACAAAGAACTTGTAGATGTTATTGAAGAAGAGATTGAAGAGGAAAAATAATTAATTAAATTTAGTTAAAAAAGATGACTTTATTTTAAAGCCATCTTTTTTTATTAAAATAAGGGGGTGTGTTTACATTGGATTTTTCATTAAATTTAAAACAGGAAGCAAAACTTATACTTACTCAAGAGATGAAAACTTCTATGAATATTTTACAGATGTCTTCATCTAAACTTAGAGAGTACATTGAAAAAGAAGCAGTTGTAAATCCAGCTATAGAGATTAATTATTCTTCTAAATCTTCTTTTAAATCTAACAGTGATGAGTATATCTCCCCTCTTGAATTTATGTCCAAAGAAGAGACTCTATTTGATATTTTAGAGGAGCAGATAAGATACTTAAAAATCTCAGCTAAACTTAGAGAGATCTGTATATTTATTATTAATAATTTGGATTCAAAAGGATATTTAGCAATGGGAAAACTTGAGATTAAAAAACTTCTAAAGCTATCTACTAAGTCCCTCAATGAAGCTTTTAATATAATCTATTCTCTAGAGCCTGTAGGAGTTGGAGCTGAAAATTTAAAAGATTGTTTAAAAATACAGTTAAGATATAAACAAATTGATGATGAGGTTCTCTTTCTTTTAATTGATAACCATTTAGAAGATATTGCCAACCAAAATTTTGAGTTAATTTCAAGTAAATTAAATATAACAAAGGATGAGATCTTAGATTATTTAAAATTAATTAGAACCCTATCTCCTATTCCTTCTAGAGGTTATATTGTCAATGACAGTACTAACTATATTGTTCCAGAAGCTAAAATAGAGATAAATGATGGAACTTTAATATTTAAAATAAATGAGGAGGCTATTCCCAAAATTAATCTAAACTCTTCATATATCAATAGTAACGAAGCTAATAAGAACTCTATCTATACAGCTATTAATATTATTAAATGTTTGGAGAAAAGGTATCAAACACTCTCTAAAATCTTAGAAATTCTATTGGTTAAACAGCGTGATTTTTTCTTTTTTGGTAGTAATTTTTTAAAATCTCTAATTTTAAAAGATATTGCTAAAGAGTTAGGACTTCATGAATCAACTATTTCTAGAGCTATAAAAGATAAGTATTTGGAGACTCCACAGGGGATTATCTCTTTCAAATCACTTTTTATCAGTGACTCTACCTCTATTACAATTAAGATTCTATTGGAGGAGTTTATAAATAATGAAGATAAAAACTCTCCCTATTCTGATGAAAAACTAGCATCTCTACTGAGAGAGAGAAATTTTAAAATTGCTCGAAGAACTGTTGCAAAATATAGAGAGGAACTTGGTTTTCCTTCAACTAGAGAGAGAAGAAAAACTAAAATTTAGTATTTTTTAGAAAACTTAAGGAGAGATTTCTATGCAACTTTATCAAAAAACACAAATTATCCATTTTTTTAAAGTAACTACCATAGCATTTATACTTTCTTTTTTTATCTCTATTTTTGTTCATGGTATAGTAGAATATAGATTTAATTCAGCTGAGATAATTTTTACTGGAATAAAAATATTTTTTGATATTCTACCCTTAGTCTTTATAAAACAGAGAAACTTTCTGTTTAAAGATGGACCTATAAAAGCTACTATTCTAATACTTTACTATCTACTACTTATTCCTATAGTAGATTTTTCTTTAAATTTAAATGAGAATAATATTAAAATTCAGTATATACTCAACTTTCTATCATTCTTTAATGTTTCTCTTTTAATAATTTCTCACGTGATTCTTCTCAAATACGTGATAGTAGATTTCTTTAAAAGAAGAAGAAAGATAATGATAAAAGATATTGGAATTGTAATAACTACCTATATTACAATAGCCATAAGTTTTGGACTCATATATACACTTTTAAGTCTTTTATCTAATGAACCTATATTTCATGGTATAGATCCTAGTATGCCTAGTTTTCATTTTTATATGAAGCACATATATTTTAGTTTTATAACAATCTCTACTACTGGATATGGAGATATCTATCCCATTGTTCCTATTGGTCAATTTTTAGTAATAGTTGAAATTATCTTAGGTATAATCTTAACAAATGTTATTCTGGGGCTATTAATTGGTTCAGGTATTCTTTCTGCTGATCATAAAAAATAAATAACCATTCTTTATAAAGAAAAAGAGAAAATCCTACTTAAGTAGAGTTTTCTCTTTTTCATTTTTTACCTACACTAATTTAGTAGTTGAAAGGAAAGAATAGTGTAGTTAAGGTTAGGTCTATCTATCAATAATTTGAAATTGTCCCATCATTCCTGTTTCCTCATGCTCTAAAATATGGCAATGATAAACAGTTATACCATCTGTTTTATATTCAACTAAAATCTTAACATTGTCTCCAGCTTTTAAATTTACAGTATCTTTCCATCCTTGTTCATTAAGTGGAGGAAGTTGTCCATTTCTTTCTAGTATTCTAAATTGAGCTCCATGTACATGGAAAGGGTGTGGCATATCCATCATTCCATCACTATTTACAATATTCCAAATCTGTTTCTCACCTTTTTTT
This window contains:
- a CDS encoding potassium channel family protein, whose amino-acid sequence is MQLYQKTQIIHFFKVTTIAFILSFFISIFVHGIVEYRFNSAEIIFTGIKIFFDILPLVFIKQRNFLFKDGPIKATILILYYLLLIPIVDFSLNLNENNIKIQYILNFLSFFNVSLLIISHVILLKYVIVDFFKRRRKIMIKDIGIVITTYITIAISFGLIYTLLSLLSNEPIFHGIDPSMPSFHFYMKHIYFSFITISTTGYGDIYPIVPIGQFLVIVEIILGIILTNVILGLLIGSGILSADHKK
- a CDS encoding YlmH/Sll1252 family protein, whose product is MDRKKFQNMFQEMDDYLLASLCDDIELCEEIEFPVYSKYFYPPQLCKKISEMNIGGIGFVLCGLNNDCEKNMIAILPRDYPVEQLYFPVKYFKITNKSKFKELEHKHYLGTIMSLGIKRELMGDLVVEDNCCYGVVMEDVFTYLSENLTEIGRNPVEIEEITAENIPQLKYEEIVDSVSSIRLDNIVSVMINNSRGKSLELIESGEVSVNYIVEKEKNKSIKEGDIVTIRRRGKFIFERIMGENKKGKIRVVVKKFI
- the rpoN gene encoding RNA polymerase factor sigma-54 — translated: MDFSLNLKQEAKLILTQEMKTSMNILQMSSSKLREYIEKEAVVNPAIEINYSSKSSFKSNSDEYISPLEFMSKEETLFDILEEQIRYLKISAKLREICIFIINNLDSKGYLAMGKLEIKKLLKLSTKSLNEAFNIIYSLEPVGVGAENLKDCLKIQLRYKQIDDEVLFLLIDNHLEDIANQNFELISSKLNITKDEILDYLKLIRTLSPIPSRGYIVNDSTNYIVPEAKIEINDGTLIFKINEEAIPKINLNSSYINSNEANKNSIYTAINIIKCLEKRYQTLSKILEILLVKQRDFFFFGSNFLKSLILKDIAKELGLHESTISRAIKDKYLETPQGIISFKSLFISDSTSITIKILLEEFINNEDKNSPYSDEKLASLLRERNFKIARRTVAKYREELGFPSTRERRKTKI
- the pssA gene encoding CDP-diacylglycerol--serine O-phosphatidyltransferase, giving the protein MVKRKYIAPNAITAANMFLGYLSITASIKGNFIQAIWFIVLAMVCDGLDGKTARKLDAFSEFGKEFDSFCDAISFGLAPSLLVYSILVQYTAASAFIVPVSFIYALCGVMRLVKFNIITVASNEKGDFSGMPIPNAAAMVCSYYLISYYLKQNYNIDFFNLDIFMAITVIAAVLMVSTIKFKTPDKSFAFIPKKFVGIFIIVVIATLKYSLFIVSFFYVLINLMGFITKIVDGSHDDNDKELVDVIEEEIEEEK